The following proteins are encoded in a genomic region of Dyadobacter sp. UC 10:
- a CDS encoding helix-turn-helix transcriptional regulator, which translates to MFQVSLDKSTAMTAEEEKIAVQGVSDETHFWQFPDFTAPGMDSVIETGLVFDDSRWKGAGKELTMEGVYIWYGNFHVRSAEPLQVCMSGSHVQMIFSLQSVTTYFSEAASKPFVRFKPQQHNLFLLPQKDMLVQWKPEDNVEVFAINLSTAFFFNNLPDTHPLSAHFQKGIKTVLPAFMSWRNLPVTSRMISSLFEILNCSYNGYHKSLFIKGKVMELLALQFEQYEKHPVPDITMVLKESDVEKMHLARRMIAANLERSWSLKELAHQVGTNEYNLKKHFKEVFGKPVFSYLHDLRMETSMQMLQQPGTKISEISQKTGYKNPTHFTAAFKKYYRVLPNKIRIGVLNLVHFSEYLGQLFTEFAERATALESVPL; encoded by the coding sequence TTGTTCCAAGTATCTTTGGACAAATCCACTGCGATGACGGCAGAAGAAGAAAAAATAGCGGTTCAGGGCGTGTCTGACGAAACACACTTCTGGCAATTTCCGGATTTCACAGCGCCAGGAATGGACAGTGTAATTGAAACGGGCTTGGTTTTCGATGATTCCAGGTGGAAGGGAGCGGGGAAAGAACTGACGATGGAAGGTGTTTATATCTGGTACGGAAACTTCCATGTACGCTCGGCCGAACCTTTACAGGTATGTATGTCCGGTTCACATGTGCAAATGATTTTCAGCCTTCAAAGCGTCACAACCTATTTTTCAGAAGCTGCTTCCAAGCCATTTGTCAGGTTTAAGCCACAACAGCATAACCTGTTCCTGCTTCCTCAAAAAGATATGCTGGTACAGTGGAAGCCGGAGGATAACGTGGAAGTATTTGCGATTAACCTAAGCACTGCGTTCTTTTTCAACAACCTGCCGGATACGCACCCGCTTTCTGCGCATTTTCAAAAAGGGATCAAAACAGTGCTGCCTGCTTTCATGAGCTGGCGAAACCTCCCCGTCACTTCCAGGATGATTTCTTCCCTGTTCGAGATCCTGAATTGTTCATACAACGGGTACCATAAAAGTCTCTTTATAAAAGGCAAAGTGATGGAGCTTCTGGCACTGCAGTTTGAGCAGTATGAAAAGCACCCGGTACCTGATATTACCATGGTACTCAAAGAATCGGATGTGGAAAAAATGCATCTGGCGCGCCGGATGATTGCCGCGAACCTGGAAAGGAGCTGGTCGTTGAAAGAGCTTGCGCATCAGGTCGGCACCAACGAGTATAACCTTAAAAAGCATTTCAAGGAAGTTTTCGGCAAGCCCGTTTTCAGTTACCTGCACGATCTCAGGATGGAAACTTCCATGCAGATGTTGCAGCAGCCCGGCACCAAGATATCGGAGATCTCACAAAAAACGGGTTACAAGAATCCGACGCATTTTACCGCTGCATTTAAAAAGTATTACCGGGTACTGCCTAATAAAATCCGCATTGGCGTGCTCAATCTGGTCCATTTTTCGGAATACCTGGGCCAGCTCTTCACCGAGTTCGCCGAGCGTGCTACGGCTTTGGAGTCGGTTCCACTATGA
- a CDS encoding TolC family protein, translated as MRNNRIVTWAVITVTALTYTGCSVPVLVHKTENKTVPVSYNNSQESANTGKVSWKTFFKDPYLNVLIDSALNNNQELNITMQEIEISRNEIQARKGEYLPFVGLGGGAGVEKRGRYTNIGASEATTDIKPGKETPEFLPDFRVNAFAHWEVDIWHKLRNAKKAALTRYLSSVEGKNFMTTNLISEIANSYYELLALDNQLEILQKNIEIQSNALRIVKMEKEATRVTELAVTRFQAQVLHTQNLQYDIQQRIVETENRINFLIGRYPQPIQRDHQTFEKLVPDLMQAGIPSQLLENRPDVRQAELDLSAAKLDVTVAKANFYPSLAISASVGLQAFNPVFLTRLPESLIASLIGDMAGPLINKNAIRAAYANANARQIQAVYNYERTILNAYIEVQNQLSKISNLEKSYDTKSREVQALSTSITISNRLFSSARADYMEVLLTQRDALESRFDLIETKMQQMNATVNIYRALGGGWN; from the coding sequence ATGCGCAATAACAGAATAGTAACCTGGGCGGTGATCACGGTCACCGCGCTGACATACACCGGCTGCAGTGTGCCCGTTTTGGTACACAAAACCGAAAACAAGACTGTACCTGTGAGCTACAACAACTCACAGGAATCTGCCAACACGGGAAAAGTAAGCTGGAAAACCTTTTTTAAAGATCCCTACCTGAATGTGCTGATCGACTCGGCTCTGAACAACAACCAGGAGCTGAACATCACCATGCAGGAAATTGAGATCTCACGCAACGAAATCCAGGCCCGGAAAGGAGAATACCTTCCTTTTGTGGGGCTCGGAGGCGGAGCGGGCGTGGAAAAACGCGGCCGGTACACCAACATAGGCGCCAGTGAAGCAACTACCGATATCAAGCCCGGAAAAGAAACGCCCGAATTCCTGCCCGACTTTCGGGTTAATGCTTTTGCGCACTGGGAAGTCGATATCTGGCATAAACTCCGGAATGCCAAAAAGGCCGCACTGACCCGGTACCTGTCTTCCGTGGAGGGCAAGAATTTCATGACGACCAATCTGATCTCTGAAATTGCTAACTCCTATTACGAGTTGCTGGCATTGGACAACCAGCTGGAAATCCTGCAAAAGAACATTGAGATACAGAGCAATGCGTTGCGGATTGTTAAAATGGAAAAAGAAGCGACGCGGGTCACAGAGCTTGCCGTGACGCGGTTTCAGGCGCAGGTATTACACACGCAAAACCTGCAATACGACATTCAGCAGCGCATTGTGGAGACCGAAAACCGGATCAATTTCCTGATCGGCCGGTACCCACAGCCTATTCAGCGCGACCACCAGACTTTCGAAAAGCTAGTTCCGGACCTGATGCAGGCAGGTATTCCTTCCCAACTGCTCGAAAACCGCCCGGATGTGCGGCAGGCCGAGCTTGATCTGTCAGCCGCCAAGCTGGACGTGACCGTGGCGAAGGCCAATTTCTACCCTTCCCTGGCGATCAGTGCGAGTGTCGGATTACAGGCATTTAATCCGGTGTTCCTGACCCGACTGCCCGAATCGCTGATCGCTTCGCTGATTGGTGATATGGCCGGCCCGCTGATCAACAAAAATGCGATCAGGGCAGCTTACGCCAACGCCAATGCGCGCCAGATCCAGGCTGTTTACAACTATGAGAGAACGATTTTGAACGCCTATATTGAAGTACAAAATCAGCTGTCGAAGATCAGCAACCTGGAAAAAAGTTATGACACCAAATCCCGGGAAGTACAGGCGCTTTCCACTTCGATCACTATATCAAACCGACTTTTCTCCTCAGCGAGAGCCGATTACATGGAAGTATTGCTAACCCAGCGCGACGCCCTGGAATCCAGGTTCGACCTGATAGAAACCAAGATGCAGCAAATGAATGCAACGGTCAATATCTATCGCGCATTGGGTGGCGGCTGGAATTGA
- a CDS encoding AEC family transporter, which yields METLLKLYKELLPVMAFIPAGYLISKKFDFNSDYVSKPLINVLLPLLVFTNMLDAEPSKLLVLPILTFLLAFGMNYAAKMVQNRLANETDPLILRSSFSFFNIAFFGIPTVTALFGEDKVSMLICIYLGSALYGDTIGYYQVAKTKYDSRKALKEMLSIPFLYVFVAGVICKMTGLKTPEFVKPALGVVSFAVSAAGMMIVGFQLANVNFKDVKLPYFFKLLSFRTVAAAVILTVIALLASLIAKDLEEEDYKMLALVPLFPVAANVTVFAAFLKADEEQSSILVFLSMLLSVVLVSGATFVLM from the coding sequence TTGGAAACCCTTCTTAAATTATACAAAGAGCTGCTGCCGGTGATGGCTTTTATACCCGCCGGTTACCTGATCAGTAAAAAGTTTGATTTCAATTCGGATTATGTCAGTAAGCCGCTGATCAATGTACTGCTGCCGCTGCTGGTTTTTACCAACATGCTGGATGCAGAGCCGTCGAAGTTGCTCGTTTTGCCTATTTTGACATTCCTGCTGGCATTCGGAATGAATTACGCAGCGAAAATGGTGCAGAACAGGCTCGCTAATGAAACCGATCCGCTGATATTGAGGAGTTCCTTTTCCTTTTTCAATATCGCTTTTTTCGGTATTCCGACGGTCACGGCTCTTTTCGGCGAAGATAAGGTGAGTATGCTGATCTGCATTTACCTCGGCTCGGCGCTTTATGGCGACACGATCGGCTATTACCAGGTAGCAAAAACAAAATACGATTCCCGCAAGGCACTGAAAGAGATGCTGAGCATCCCTTTCCTGTATGTCTTCGTCGCCGGGGTGATCTGTAAAATGACGGGATTGAAAACGCCGGAATTTGTCAAACCTGCGTTGGGTGTAGTCAGCTTTGCAGTTTCGGCGGCGGGGATGATGATAGTCGGGTTTCAGTTGGCCAATGTCAATTTTAAAGACGTGAAACTGCCTTATTTTTTCAAATTGCTCAGTTTTCGCACCGTTGCGGCGGCCGTCATTCTGACGGTTATCGCATTGCTGGCGTCCTTAATTGCCAAAGATCTGGAAGAGGAGGATTACAAAATGCTCGCGCTCGTGCCCCTTTTTCCAGTCGCCGCCAATGTGACGGTATTCGCTGCATTCCTGAAAGCCGACGAAGAGCAGTCGTCCATCCTGGTTTTCCTGTCCATGCTGCTGTCCGTGGTACTGGTATCCGGGGCTACTTTTGTTTTGATGTGA
- a CDS encoding glycoside hydrolase family 43 protein: protein MRKIFLTLLFATANLLAAFAQQPVAKFKTDIPLDSIRLSDPFILADEKTSMYYMTGTGGMLWKSKDLKKWSGPYKVIETDPKSWMGPSPMVWAAELHAIKGRYYNFATFTNKAVKVEKDLERRASHVLVSDKPDGPYVPMDKPVYLPADKLTLDATIWTEKNGKSYMVYCHEWLQNGNGTVEKIELLPDLSGTTGEPEILFLASDSPWSREKDKEGKDRPNKVTDGPWLFRTQTGKLGMLWTSWIYDVYTQGVAYSESGTLDGPWIQEKKPINDANFGHGMLFRTFEGKLIMSLHSHKSVNGRTVRVPHLFEVDDSGDKIVVGKPFIP, encoded by the coding sequence GTGCGAAAAATATTCCTGACCTTACTATTTGCTACCGCAAACCTGCTGGCTGCTTTTGCCCAGCAGCCCGTCGCAAAATTCAAAACGGATATTCCGCTCGACTCCATCCGGCTTAGCGATCCGTTTATCCTCGCCGACGAGAAAACTTCCATGTATTACATGACCGGAACCGGCGGAATGCTGTGGAAAAGCAAGGATCTCAAAAAATGGAGCGGCCCGTATAAAGTGATCGAAACGGACCCGAAATCGTGGATGGGACCGAGCCCGATGGTTTGGGCGGCGGAGTTACATGCGATTAAAGGCAGGTATTACAATTTTGCGACTTTCACCAATAAGGCGGTCAAAGTGGAGAAAGACCTGGAACGCCGCGCCAGCCACGTGTTGGTTAGCGACAAGCCCGACGGTCCTTATGTGCCGATGGACAAGCCGGTTTACCTGCCTGCCGACAAATTAACACTCGACGCTACAATATGGACCGAAAAAAACGGGAAGTCTTATATGGTATACTGCCACGAATGGTTGCAGAACGGAAATGGGACAGTCGAAAAAATCGAGCTGCTTCCCGACCTGAGCGGCACGACGGGCGAGCCTGAAATCCTGTTCCTGGCAAGCGACTCGCCATGGAGCCGGGAAAAAGATAAGGAAGGAAAAGACCGGCCTAACAAAGTAACTGACGGCCCGTGGCTGTTCCGCACGCAGACGGGAAAGCTGGGTATGTTGTGGACTAGCTGGATTTATGATGTTTATACACAGGGAGTTGCATATTCTGAAAGCGGCACGCTGGATGGACCGTGGATTCAGGAAAAAAAGCCAATTAATGATGCCAACTTCGGTCACGGCATGCTTTTCCGGACATTTGAGGGAAAACTGATTATGTCGCTGCACAGTCATAAAAGCGTAAATGGCCGCACGGTACGCGTGCCGCATTTGTTTGAGGTCGACGACTCGGGCGATAAAATTGTTGTTGGAAAACCATTTATTCCCTGA
- a CDS encoding FAD/NAD(P)-binding protein → MSLTKIAIIGGGACGISAFIELFLQFRIAQKHREISITIIEENEEVGKGLAFGTKQPGHILNTQADLMGIHFTEPEHFSDWLIEHDSRVGNEVVDNQGENRAFTTRRLYGDYLQEQFEHYFQLAKSEGMDVAVLHASAKNVAKCKEGFEISFSGSETCSCDVLILAPGTPVANNYPHLDQKESYFGSPWPSAPILDKIPKSADVGILGSSLSAIDALMTLTDNDYKGKITCYSPDGLMPRVQPEHQEMIECKFLTLKKLHEIQRNYLRNPTVKEIFRLFMQEAEEYAGGKIDWKATKRTGKPAGELLREDIRIAKNGGDALINVPYSLRYESSDMWKWLDEAEKLKFKKWFGAYWGISRHCMPLVNAERIDQLFESRQLKVIPGLKEVAYDEKQEGFVMSCENGPPSFEKYLINATGPASSVKMMKSELMQHLAKDGLVEAEDAGGIKINTETMQVIAGKKVYPNFYAVGHITNGLLLDVNAVWFNVKMIGNLSRHLTSQIIGNPS, encoded by the coding sequence ATGAGTTTGACAAAAATAGCCATCATTGGCGGCGGAGCGTGTGGCATATCGGCATTCATAGAGCTGTTTCTTCAATTCAGGATAGCGCAAAAACATCGGGAAATCAGTATTACGATCATTGAGGAGAATGAGGAAGTAGGCAAAGGACTTGCATTCGGGACGAAACAACCGGGTCATATTCTCAACACCCAGGCTGACCTCATGGGAATCCATTTTACCGAACCCGAACATTTTAGTGACTGGCTGATTGAACATGATTCCAGGGTAGGCAACGAGGTTGTCGACAATCAGGGTGAAAACCGGGCTTTTACTACCAGAAGACTCTATGGCGATTATTTGCAAGAACAGTTCGAGCACTATTTTCAGCTGGCGAAATCGGAGGGGATGGATGTGGCGGTGCTGCACGCCAGCGCTAAAAATGTAGCGAAATGTAAAGAAGGTTTTGAGATCAGCTTCTCGGGCAGCGAAACCTGCTCATGCGATGTACTGATACTTGCGCCGGGTACGCCTGTCGCCAACAATTACCCGCATCTTGACCAGAAGGAAAGTTACTTCGGCTCTCCCTGGCCTTCGGCGCCCATTCTCGACAAAATTCCAAAAAGTGCGGATGTAGGCATCCTGGGTTCGAGCCTGAGCGCAATTGATGCACTGATGACCCTGACCGATAATGATTACAAAGGAAAAATCACTTGCTACTCTCCCGATGGACTGATGCCGAGGGTGCAGCCCGAGCATCAGGAAATGATCGAATGCAAATTTCTTACTCTGAAAAAGCTGCACGAAATCCAGCGAAACTACCTGCGGAACCCCACGGTAAAAGAGATTTTCAGACTTTTTATGCAGGAAGCGGAGGAATATGCGGGTGGGAAAATTGATTGGAAAGCTACAAAAAGAACTGGAAAACCCGCTGGGGAACTTCTTAGGGAGGATATCAGGATCGCAAAAAACGGCGGGGACGCACTCATTAATGTACCTTATTCGCTGAGGTACGAAAGCTCCGACATGTGGAAATGGCTGGACGAAGCGGAAAAGCTGAAATTCAAAAAATGGTTTGGCGCTTATTGGGGCATTAGCAGGCATTGTATGCCGCTGGTGAATGCGGAACGTATCGATCAGCTTTTTGAAAGCCGGCAGTTGAAGGTTATCCCCGGCTTGAAGGAAGTAGCCTATGATGAGAAGCAGGAAGGATTTGTAATGAGCTGCGAAAATGGACCCCCATCATTTGAAAAATACCTGATCAATGCAACCGGTCCTGCTTCGTCGGTTAAAATGATGAAATCGGAGCTGATGCAGCATCTTGCAAAAGATGGTCTGGTAGAAGCAGAGGATGCAGGCGGGATCAAGATCAATACTGAAACCATGCAGGTGATTGCCGGTAAAAAAGTCTACCCCAATTTTTATGCGGTCGGCCATATCACGAACGGCTTGCTGCTCGATGTGAATGCGGTCTGGTTCAATGTGAAAATGATCGGCAATTTATCTCGTCACCTTACCAGCCAGATCATTGGAAACCCTTCTTAA
- a CDS encoding acyltransferase family protein, with protein MQAFTHTTTSSPHRFQELDALRGIAAFGVMLFHFTINANKLLLGWQFRFGVTGVDLFFMISGFVILLSASKANSVREFAIARFVRLYPTFWICAFVTFLFKKYDEPENTGTKELLANATMAPNFFGVEYLDGSYWTLVIELTFYFWMAAIMRSGSVKYIAESGLIVLTAIISFHLNSIQYPDFYQFIIQKIQIVNHFPLFYSGIIFYYIKKSGWSFKHAVYLVTSATASFYLHDKGGHSRDFLSLNEHCLIITAFHLLFLLFVSDRLEFLKIRALIFLGKISYCLYLIHQYIGLRIIEWLGKFGNLNIYPALFITISLCMTFAWVITFRIEMPAVCFLKSKMQLSTPVCKKQDSIKKLESLLTSKQK; from the coding sequence ATGCAAGCCTTTACACACACTACAACCTCATCCCCACACAGATTTCAGGAACTGGATGCATTAAGAGGCATAGCGGCCTTCGGCGTAATGTTGTTCCATTTCACAATTAATGCCAATAAATTACTGTTGGGATGGCAATTTAGATTTGGCGTGACAGGCGTCGATCTTTTCTTTATGATCAGTGGTTTTGTAATTCTGCTGAGCGCCTCCAAGGCGAATTCCGTTCGAGAATTTGCTATTGCAAGATTTGTAAGACTTTATCCGACATTCTGGATCTGCGCCTTTGTTACTTTTTTATTTAAAAAATATGATGAACCCGAGAATACCGGAACCAAAGAGTTGCTTGCCAACGCAACGATGGCCCCTAATTTTTTCGGCGTGGAATACCTCGACGGCTCCTACTGGACACTTGTCATTGAGCTTACATTTTATTTTTGGATGGCGGCGATCATGCGATCCGGCAGTGTAAAATATATTGCAGAATCAGGACTGATCGTTCTGACAGCCATTATTTCCTTTCACCTTAACAGTATTCAATATCCTGATTTTTACCAATTTATCATACAGAAGATACAGATAGTGAATCACTTTCCCCTCTTCTATTCCGGGATTATTTTTTATTACATTAAAAAGTCAGGTTGGAGCTTCAAACACGCTGTATACCTTGTAACATCAGCGACAGCATCGTTTTATTTACATGATAAAGGGGGGCATTCGAGAGATTTTTTAAGCCTCAATGAACATTGCTTAATCATTACTGCCTTTCACCTACTGTTTCTTCTTTTTGTTAGTGACAGACTTGAATTTTTGAAAATACGTGCCCTGATCTTTCTTGGCAAAATATCATATTGCCTGTATCTTATCCACCAATATATCGGCCTCAGGATAATCGAATGGCTCGGGAAATTTGGAAATTTAAACATCTATCCCGCACTCTTTATCACCATCTCTCTTTGTATGACTTTTGCCTGGGTGATCACCTTCCGCATTGAAATGCCGGCAGTATGCTTTTTAAAATCAAAGATGCAGCTAAGTACTCCGGTGTGTAAAAAACAGGATAGCATCAAAAAATTGGAATCTTTACTCACATCAAAACAAAAGTAG